One window of the Pyrus communis chromosome 17, drPyrComm1.1, whole genome shotgun sequence genome contains the following:
- the LOC137721919 gene encoding serine/threonine-protein kinase BLUS1-like produces MATSSTSSSHQDNPQKVQFPLDSAAYKDLQEISSGDKVVVYKAVCVPMNSAIVAIKSVDLHQSTADFEGKLRDTKTLSLSHPNILSVHCSFTTADRRLWVVMPFMAFGSLISSSAFPEGLPEPCLALVLEETLNAMSYLHGQEHVHGDIKPGNILVDSEGSVKLADFGVSASFYGADHSTGTNETSATPYWVAPNGGGCKADIWAFGITALELALGGPPVSDLPPYLESQILKVKNRFPFSDYKNIIKDFKNKKYSADFTDLVGSCLDRDPEKRPAAETLLKHSFFHNYSGKDFLVGTVFPHLESVEERLKKRNRGLGELLGKEKCGEQKAENMGFSGWNFNKDDFVFNPVFSTESSSTSSSESSGGGKSPLSRFATRLAKQLQIVGSIIRLLTGVVEVSTQDQVEIQRLKGELENKKEDILQFQDDLERFVLDRAIPAASSSTSSFPAESSNRGNARLVELREIARKLDEQMENVKSIIGQLGQTGEVQMLKTELESEYDICVNFQVELEVIMQRLYTDESD; encoded by the coding sequence ATGGCGACTTCTTCGACTTCTTCCTCCCACCAAGATAACCCACAAAAGGTCCAATTCCCGTTGGACTCCGCCGCATACAAGGACCTCCAAGAAATCAGCTCTGGCGACAAGGTCGTCGTCTACAAGGCCGTCTGCGTCCCCATGAACTCTGCAATCGTCGCAATCAAGTCCGTTGACCTCCATCAATCCACGGCCGATTTCGAGGGCAAGCTACGCGATACCAAGACTCTGTCTCTTTCCCACCCCAACATTCTCAGCGTCCATTGCTCCTTCACCACCGCCGACCGCCGTCTCTGGGTGGTTATGCCGTTCATGGCCTTCGGCTCTCTAATCTCCTCCTCTGCTTTTCCGGAAGGATTACCAGAGCCCTGCCTTGCTCTTGTCCTGGAAGAGACGCTAAACGCCATGTCGTATCTCCATGGTCAGGAACACGTCCACGGCGACATCAAACCCGGAAACATCTTGGTTGACTCTGAAGGGTCTGTTAAGCTCGCCGACTTCGGGGTCTCTGCTTCTTTCTACGGCGCCGATCATTCAACTGGGACAAACGAAACTTCTGCAACGCCGTATTGGGTGGCACCCAACGGAGGTGGATGCAAGGCGGATATCTGGGCATTTGGGATCACGGCGCTGGAATTGGCTCTCGGCGGCCCTCCCGTGTCTGACCTGCCGCCGTATTTAGAGTCTCAGATTCTGAAGGTCAAGAACAGGTTCCCGTTTTCCGATTACAAAAACATcatcaaagatttcaagaaCAAGAAGTACTCAGCGGATTTCACGGACTTGGTGGGTTCTTGCCTTGATCGGGACCCCGAAAAGAGGCCGGCGGCGGAGACGCTGCTGAAGCACTCGTTTTTCCACAACTACAGTGGCAAGGATTTTCTGGTGGGGACTGTGTTTCCGCATTTGGAGAGCGTTGAGGAGAGgttgaagaaaagaaacagGGGTTTGGGTGAATTGTTGGGCAAGGAAAAATGTGGAGAACAAAAGGCTGAGAATATGGGGTTTAGCGGATGGAATTTCAATAAGGACGATTTTGTTTTCAACCCGGTATTTTCCACTGAGTCGTCTTCTACTTCCAGCTCTGAGTCTTCTGGCGGCGGCAAATCCCCGCTGTCAAGATTTGCAACGAGGTTGGCAAAGCAATTACAGATTGTGGGGTCGATTATTCGTCTGTTGACGGGAGTAGTTGAGGTGAGCACACAGGATCAAGTAGAGATTCAGAGGCTGAAGGGTGAGTTGGAGAACAAGAAGGAAGATATTTTGCAGTTCCAGGATGACTTGGAGAGGTTTGTTTTGGACCGGGCTATTCCAGCTGCGTCGTCTTCTACTTCCAGCTTTCCGGCCGAGTCTTCCAACCGCGGCAATGCACGGCTGGTGGAATTGCGGGAAATTGCAAGAAAATTGGACGAGCAGATGGAGAATGTGAAGAGTATTATTGGTCAGTTGGGACAAACAGGAGAGGTTCAGATGCTGAAGACTGAGTTGGAGTCTGAGTACGACATATGTGTGAACTTTCAGGTAGAGTTGGAGGTGATCATGCAAAGGCTGTACACTGATGAAAGTGATTAG
- the LOC137723456 gene encoding WAT1-related protein At5g47470-like, with translation MEEILFRMKREVIEDVAIIGGLVGMQFVYAGNAVLLSYVMSLGLNPLTIVIFSTLSTFIVLSPIAAYFERHTWPKKISLKFLIQLLLIALGGVTLFQTLFLKGIQLTSPAMAAAMPNLAPGFIFVIACTVRLERVKISCLYSKMKILGTILCVVGAITMSVMQSTASPSEAEAQPQFRALSPESLFDKQKIIGCLYLLAAVFVLSSNIVLQATTLGDFPAPISLCAITSLIGVFLTAAVQFIQDHKIETGWPLVSAKQLIGFSLLGGVVSGACVSFNGWAMKKRGPVLVSMFSPIGTVCSVVLSVITLGDAISVGSFAGMCLMFTGLYFFLWAKGKEGYLDVRDLESEFDAEKPLLC, from the exons ATGGAGGAAATATTGTTCAGGATGAAGAGGGAGGTGATTGAAGATGTTGCGATAATAGGGGGGTTGGTAGGGATGCAATTTGTGTATGCTGGGAATGCTGTGTTGCTAAGCTATGTCATGTCTTTGGGGCTTAACCCTCTCACCATTGTTATCTTCTCTACCTTGTCCACCTTCATCGTCCTCTCTCCCATTGCCGCTTATTTTGAAAG GCACACATGGCCGAAGAAAATCAGCTTGAAGTTCTTGATACAGTTGCTTTTGATCGCCCTTGGAGG GGTAACTTTGTTCCAGACATTATTTCTTAAGGGGATCCAGTTGACTTCACCAGCAATGGCAGCAGCCATGCCAAACCTTGCTCCTGGATTTATTTTCGTCATCGCGTGTACTGTTAG ATTGGAGAGAGTGAAAATTAGTTGCCTATACAGCAAAATGAAGATTCTAGGCACAATTCTGTGTGTGGTAGGAGCTATCACAATGAGCGTAATGCAAAGCACTGCCAGTCCTTCCGAAGCAGAAGCACAGCCCCAATTTCGAGCTCTTTCTCCTGAATCACTCTTTGATAAGCAAAAGATCATTGGTTGCTTGTACCTCCTTGCTGCTGTGTTTGTTTTGTCCAGTAATATTGTCTTGCAG GCTACAACATTGGGTGATTTTCCTGCACCTATCTCCTTGTGCGCCATAACATCTTTGATAGGGGTGTTTCTAACTGCAGCTGTACAATTTATTCAAGATCACAAAATAGAAACTGGTTGGCCACTTGTGAGTGCAAAACAATTGATTGGCTTCTCTCTACTG GGAGGTGTAGTAAGCGGAGCATGTGTGAGCTTCAACGGATGGGCAATGAAGAAAAGAGGGCCGGTTTTGGTTTCCATGTTTAGCCCCATCGGAACAGTTTGCTCGGTTGTTCTCTCAGTTATCACATTGGGAGATGCCATTAGCGTTGGAAG CTTTGCCGGTATGTGCCTCATGTTTACTGGGCTCTACTTCTTCCTATGGGCAAAGGGGAAGGAAGGCTACTTAGATGTGCGTGACTTAGAAAGTGAGTTTGATGCAGAGAAGCCTCTGTTATGTTGA